From Nicotiana tabacum cultivar K326 chromosome 22, ASM71507v2, whole genome shotgun sequence, one genomic window encodes:
- the LOC107780017 gene encoding uncharacterized protein LOC107780017 yields the protein MACRLLSISSCCCLRLSQLVVSSQRPITRKHTCNFSQIMIYPNINQCRPFSRGAIFVLLSNAQSNGEYGSSEQLIEDLRVPQQWLEPSKALEESEWLRTALNKWLDDEYCPEETNVEISEVAANSFYRSLLENKTDIGEILLKMAGDLESISYQESFHGAFSSANAAVSLIIQRLEQN from the exons ATGGCTTGCCGATTGCTCTCAATCTCGAGCTGTTGCTGTCTTCGCCTTTCACAACTTGTTGTTAGTAGCCAAAGACCAATTACACGTAAACATACTTGCAATTTTAGTCAAATTATGATATACCCAAACATTAATCAATGTCGTCCATTTTCTAGAGGAGCAATATTCGTCTTGCTTTCAAATGCCCAAAGCAATGGAGAATACGGTAGCTCTGAGCAGTTAATTGAAGATCTTAGGGTTCCCCAACAATGGCTTGAACCCTCCAAAGCCCTCGAG GAATCTGAATGGTTGAGAACTGCTCTTAACAAGTGGTTGGATGATGAATATTGTCCAGAGGAAACAAATGTTGAGATTAGCGAAGTTGCTGCGAATTCATTTTACAGATCATTGTTGGAGAATAAAACTGACATAGGTGAGATACTGTTAAAGATGGCTGGAGATTTGGAATCCATATCTTATCAAGAAAGCTTTCATGGAGCATTCTCATCAGCAAATGCAGCAGTGAGTCTCATAATCCAACGGCTTGAACAAAACTAA
- the LOC107780015 gene encoding bifunctional 3-dehydroquinate dehydratase/shikimate dehydrogenase, chloroplastic isoform X1 → MGFKQDLLVYTTLECESLSEMAACMQKAKEEGADLVELCIDSLTFTHISEVEHLLKQRTLPSIVSFRPNSPRYSCRENWKKTCLQVLKLAVELDVEFVEVDREVACDEVICELMTKRSNCKIIASSHVNGGNPTKERLCNLIANLQSTGADIIKLVIDVAYITDVAPVFHMLTHCQVSMQVPLIARAAGDRGLISQLLGPKYGAFFVCGSLGGKSNPGLPALTSIKDVYKLEYVNQDTRVFGVISNPVGHSKGPLLHNPAFRHTGYNGIYVPLLVDNIKEFFRVFSCNDYAGFSVGLPHKEAAVRCCDEVDPLAKSIGAVNTIIRRPSDGKLIGYNTDCEACATAIEDALRERQKTNGHASNVSPIAGKLFVLVGAGGAGRAIAFGVKSRGARVVIFNRKYERAKALAAAVSGEALPYEQLNDFCPEKGMILANASAVGMQPRTDQTPISKEALRSYELVFDAVYTPRNTRLLQEATEVGAAVVGGVEMFVRQAIGQFKLFTNGLAPEDFMRRIVYEQF, encoded by the exons ATGGGTTTCAAACAAGACCTTTTAGTGTACACAACATTAGAATGTGAAAGCTTGTCTGAAATGGCAGCTTGTATGcagaaagcaaaagaagaaggagcAGATCTAGTGGAACTTTGCATTGACTCTTTAACTTTCACACACATTTCAGAAGTTGAACACCTTCTCAAACAGAGGACTTTACCCTCCATCGTTTCTTTCAG GCCAAATTCGCCGAGATATTCTTGCAGAGAAAACTGGAAGAAAACATGCTTGCAAGTTCTGAAATTGGCTGTTGAATTGGACGTCGAGTTCGTTGAAGTTGACCGCGAG GTTGCTTGCGATGAGGTCATCTGTGAATTAATGACCAAACGATCGAACTGCAAGATAATTGCCTCCAGTCATGTGAATGGTGGAAATCCTACAAAAGAGAGACTTTGTAATTTAATTGCAAACCTGCAGTCAACAGGAGCAGATATCATCAAATTAGTGATTGATGTAGCTTATATTACAGATGTTGCACCAGTTTTTCATATGCTTACACATTGTCAG GTCTCTATGCAGGTGCCTCTAATTGCCAGGGCAGCAGGAGATAGAGGTCTTATAAGCCAACTATTGGGTCCAAAATATGGTGCTTTCTTTGTTTGTGGATCTTTAGGAGGCAAATCCAACCCTGGCTTGCCAGCTTTGACTAGCATTAAAGACGTTTATAAACTGGAATATGTGAACCAAGATACTAGAGTTTTTGGCGTAATCTCTAATCCTGTTGGCCATAGCAAGGGCCCTCTTCTGCACAACCCTGCCTTTAGACATACAGGATACAATGGAATATATGTGCCTCTACTAGTTGATAATATCAAGGAATTTTTTCGGGTCTTCTCATGCAATGACTATGCTGGTTTTAG TGTTGGACTCCCACATAAGGAAGCAGCAGTACGGTGCTGTGATGAAGTAGATCCACTTGCTAAG TCTATAGGAGCTGTTAACACAATTATAAGGAGACCTTCTGATGGCAAGCTCATTGGTTACAATACAGATTGTGAGGCTTGTGCGACGGCAATTGAGGATGCACTTAGAG AGAGACAAAAGACCAATGGCCATGCATCAAATGTTTCTCCAATTGCTGGAAAATTGTTCGTATTAGTTGGAGCAGGTGGTGCTGGGAGAGCTATTGCTTTTGGTGTCAAAAGTAGAGGGGCAAGGGTTGTAATATTTAACCGCAAATACG agAGAGCAAAAGCTCTGGCCGCAGCAGTATCTGGTGAAGCCTTGCCATATGAACAACTAAACGATTTCTGCCCTGAGAAGGGAATGATTCTTGCAAATGCTTCTGCTGTAGGCATGCAGCCAAGGACAGATCAAACTCCTATTTCCAAG GAGGCCTTGAGATCATATGAGCTAGTATTTGATGCAGTTTACACACCTAGAAACACGCGGCTATTGCAGGAGGCTACAGAGGTTGGAGCTGCAGTGGTGGGTGGGGTTGAGATGTTCGTCAGGCAGGCAATTGGACAGTTCAAATTGTTCACCAATGGATTAG CACCAGAAGACTTTATGCGGAGGATTGTATATGAGCAATTTTGA
- the LOC107780015 gene encoding bifunctional 3-dehydroquinate dehydratase/shikimate dehydrogenase, chloroplastic isoform X2: MGFKQDLLVYTTLECESLSEMAACMQKAKEEGADLVELCIDSLTFTHISEVEHLLKQRTLPSIVSFRPNSPRYSCRENWKKTCLQVLKLAVELDVEFVEVDREVACDEVICELMTKRSNCKIIASSHVNGGNPTKERLCNLIANLQSTGADIIKLVIDVAYITDVAPVFHMLTHCQVPLIARAAGDRGLISQLLGPKYGAFFVCGSLGGKSNPGLPALTSIKDVYKLEYVNQDTRVFGVISNPVGHSKGPLLHNPAFRHTGYNGIYVPLLVDNIKEFFRVFSCNDYAGFSVGLPHKEAAVRCCDEVDPLAKSIGAVNTIIRRPSDGKLIGYNTDCEACATAIEDALRERQKTNGHASNVSPIAGKLFVLVGAGGAGRAIAFGVKSRGARVVIFNRKYERAKALAAAVSGEALPYEQLNDFCPEKGMILANASAVGMQPRTDQTPISKEALRSYELVFDAVYTPRNTRLLQEATEVGAAVVGGVEMFVRQAIGQFKLFTNGLAPEDFMRRIVYEQF, translated from the exons ATGGGTTTCAAACAAGACCTTTTAGTGTACACAACATTAGAATGTGAAAGCTTGTCTGAAATGGCAGCTTGTATGcagaaagcaaaagaagaaggagcAGATCTAGTGGAACTTTGCATTGACTCTTTAACTTTCACACACATTTCAGAAGTTGAACACCTTCTCAAACAGAGGACTTTACCCTCCATCGTTTCTTTCAG GCCAAATTCGCCGAGATATTCTTGCAGAGAAAACTGGAAGAAAACATGCTTGCAAGTTCTGAAATTGGCTGTTGAATTGGACGTCGAGTTCGTTGAAGTTGACCGCGAG GTTGCTTGCGATGAGGTCATCTGTGAATTAATGACCAAACGATCGAACTGCAAGATAATTGCCTCCAGTCATGTGAATGGTGGAAATCCTACAAAAGAGAGACTTTGTAATTTAATTGCAAACCTGCAGTCAACAGGAGCAGATATCATCAAATTAGTGATTGATGTAGCTTATATTACAGATGTTGCACCAGTTTTTCATATGCTTACACATTGTCAG GTGCCTCTAATTGCCAGGGCAGCAGGAGATAGAGGTCTTATAAGCCAACTATTGGGTCCAAAATATGGTGCTTTCTTTGTTTGTGGATCTTTAGGAGGCAAATCCAACCCTGGCTTGCCAGCTTTGACTAGCATTAAAGACGTTTATAAACTGGAATATGTGAACCAAGATACTAGAGTTTTTGGCGTAATCTCTAATCCTGTTGGCCATAGCAAGGGCCCTCTTCTGCACAACCCTGCCTTTAGACATACAGGATACAATGGAATATATGTGCCTCTACTAGTTGATAATATCAAGGAATTTTTTCGGGTCTTCTCATGCAATGACTATGCTGGTTTTAG TGTTGGACTCCCACATAAGGAAGCAGCAGTACGGTGCTGTGATGAAGTAGATCCACTTGCTAAG TCTATAGGAGCTGTTAACACAATTATAAGGAGACCTTCTGATGGCAAGCTCATTGGTTACAATACAGATTGTGAGGCTTGTGCGACGGCAATTGAGGATGCACTTAGAG AGAGACAAAAGACCAATGGCCATGCATCAAATGTTTCTCCAATTGCTGGAAAATTGTTCGTATTAGTTGGAGCAGGTGGTGCTGGGAGAGCTATTGCTTTTGGTGTCAAAAGTAGAGGGGCAAGGGTTGTAATATTTAACCGCAAATACG agAGAGCAAAAGCTCTGGCCGCAGCAGTATCTGGTGAAGCCTTGCCATATGAACAACTAAACGATTTCTGCCCTGAGAAGGGAATGATTCTTGCAAATGCTTCTGCTGTAGGCATGCAGCCAAGGACAGATCAAACTCCTATTTCCAAG GAGGCCTTGAGATCATATGAGCTAGTATTTGATGCAGTTTACACACCTAGAAACACGCGGCTATTGCAGGAGGCTACAGAGGTTGGAGCTGCAGTGGTGGGTGGGGTTGAGATGTTCGTCAGGCAGGCAATTGGACAGTTCAAATTGTTCACCAATGGATTAG CACCAGAAGACTTTATGCGGAGGATTGTATATGAGCAATTTTGA
- the LOC107780016 gene encoding (+)-borneol dehydrogenase 1: MYISRSLLLQTLSKKFSTQIERKLEGKIAVITGAASGIGKETAAKFINHGAKVVIADIQRQLGQETASELGPNATFVPCDVTKESEISDVVDYAVSQHGQLDIMYNNAGIACRTSPSVVDLDLALFDRVMAINVRGVVAGIKHAARVMIPRGHGCILCTASVTGVIGGLAQPTYSTSKSSVIGIVKSVTAQLCKQGIRINCISPFAIPTPFSLDEMKQYFPGVESQDLAKILHSASELKGAYCEPIDVANAALFLASEDAKFISGHNLVIDGGFTSFKSLNLVDQVQ, translated from the exons ATGTATATTTCCAGATCCTTGCTTCTTCAAACTCTCAGCAAGAAGTTCTCTACCCAAATAGAAAG GAAATTAGAAGGCAAGATAGCAGTAATCACTGGGGCAGCAAGTGGCATAGGGAAAGAAACCGCAGCCAAATTCATTAATCATGGAGCAAAAGTAGTTATCGCCGATATACAGAGACAGCTCGGCCAAGAAACCGCAAGTGAGCTCGGACCAAACGCCACATTTGTGCCATGCGACGTCACAAAAGAATCTGAGATTTCCGACGTAGTGGACTATGCCGTTTCCCAACATGGACAGCTCGACATAATGTACAATAATGCAG GGATAGCGTGTCGAACATCGCCAAGCGTAGTTGACCTTGACCTTGCACTATTCGACCGTGTCATGGCCATTAACGTACGAGGCGTGGTGGCGGGAATCAAGCACGCCGCGCGTGTGATGATCCCGCGGGGCCACGGTTGCATTTTGTGCACGGCTAGTGTAACCGGGGTGATCGGAGGACTCGCGCAACCTACTTACTCAACTTCCAAATCAAGCGTGATAGGAATTGTAAAGTCTGTGACAGCGCAGCTGTGCAAGCAGGGAATAAGAATCAATTGCATATCTCCATTTGCTATTCCAACACCCTTTTCATTGGACGAGATGAAACAATACTTCCCTGGAGTGGAATCTCAGGACCTTGCTAAAATCTTACACAGTGCTAGTGAGCTCAAAGGAGCATATTGTGAGCCCATTGATGTAGCCAATGCTGCCCTTTTCTTGGCTAGTGAAGATGCTAAGTTTATTAGTGGCCACAATTTGGTAATAGATGGCGGTTTCACCTCATTTAAAAGTTTAAACTTAGTAGATCAAGTGCAGTGA